In Malaclemys terrapin pileata isolate rMalTer1 chromosome 10, rMalTer1.hap1, whole genome shotgun sequence, the following are encoded in one genomic region:
- the PARP16 gene encoding protein mono-ADP-ribosyltransferase PARP16: protein MLPRRPSDAALREKIKEATRRDILAADLKCSLFVSALQSYKRDSVLRPFPGLYANEENKDFDALLADTNALPSLKELPESISDTDKRTWDLFSWILSSKFLTIQSTKKKEYEKIQELTGMSSDGVPTPDFLFEIVYCDQMNAKFDETRGERNLIYAFHGSRLENFHSILHNGLHCHLNRTSLFGEGTYLTSDLSLALLYSPHGLGWQRSVLGPILSCVAVCEIIDHPDVKCQVKKKDSEEIDRKRARVKNSEGGDVPQKYFVVTNNQLLRVKYLLVYSQKQHRRPSSQSSWFSNHRFAIMMMMYLLLLIVIGASNSPAFLYYWNRMFDSEG, encoded by the exons ATGCTGCCCCGCAGGCCCAGCGATGCTGCCCTCAGAGAGAAGATCAAGGAGGCCACCCGCAGGGACATCTTGGCTGCGGATCTGAAGTGCAGCCTCTTTGTTTCCGCTTTGCAGAGCTACAAGCGTGATTCTGTCCTGAGACCCTTTCCAGGCCTCTATGCTAACGAGGAGAACAAGGATTTTGATGCGTTG CTTGCAGATACAAATGCTTTGCCAAGCTTAAAAGAACTTCCAGAGTCTATTTCAGACACAGATAAAAGGACATGGGATCTGTTTAGCTGGATTTTATCATCTAAATTCTTAACTATACAAAGTACTAAGAAAAAGGAG TACGAGAAGATCCAAGAGCTGACAGGAATGTCAAGTGATGGTGTTCCTACTCCTGACTTCCTGTTTGAAATAGTGTATTGTGATCAGATGAATGCCAAATTTGATGAAACCAGGGGAGAAAGGAACCTTATTTATGCATTCCATGGGAGTCGCCTTGAGAACTTCCATTCCATACTGCACAATGGTTTACATTGCCATTTAAATAGG acatccttgtttggtgaaggtacCTACCTTACCAGTGATCTAAGCCTTGCTCTTCTATATAGCCCTCATGGTCTTGGGTGGCAACGCAGCGTTTTGGGCCCTATCCTTAGTTGTGTAGCTGTTTGTGAGATTATCGATCATCCAGATGTAAAATGCCAGGTGAAGAAGAAAG ATTCAGAAGAAATAGACAGGAAAAGAGCAAGAGTAAAAAACAGTGAAGGGGGCGATGTTCCACAGAAATACTTCGTTGTCACAAACAATCAGCTTTTACGAGTTAAATACTTATTAGTATATTCACAGAAACAACACCGGAG GCCTTCTAGTCAGTCATCGTGGTTTTCCAATCATCGTTTTGCTATAATGATGATGATGTATCTACTATTGCTAATTGTTATAGGTGCCAGCAACTCACCGGCTTTCCTCTACTACTGGAATAGAATGTTTGACTCAGAAGGATGA